The proteins below are encoded in one region of Garra rufa chromosome 12, GarRuf1.0, whole genome shotgun sequence:
- the tuba8l4 gene encoding tubulin, alpha 8 like 4, producing the protein MRECISMHVGQAGAQMGNACWELYCLEHGIQPDGQMPSDKTIGGGDDSFNTFFSETGAGKHVPRAVFVDLEPTVIDEVRTGTYRQLFHPEQLITGKEDAANNYARGHYTIGKEIIDLVLDRTRKLADQCTGLQGFLIFHSFGGGTGSGFTSLLMERLSVDYGKKSKLEFAVYPAPQVSTAVVEPYNSILTTHTTLEHSDCAFMVDNEAIYDICRRNLDIERPTYTNLNRLIGQIVSSITASLRFDGALNVDLTEFQTNLVPYPRIHFPLATYAPVISAEKAYHEQLSVADITNACFEPANQMVKCDPRHGKYMACCLLYRGDVVPKDVNSAIATIKTKRSIQFVDWCPTGFKVGINYQPPTVVPGGDLAKVQRAVCMLSNTTAIAEAWARLDHKFDLMYAKRAFVHWYVGEGMEEGEFSEAREDMAALEKDYEEVGTDSVGEEDEEGEEY; encoded by the exons ATG CGTGAATGTATTTCCATGCACGTCGGCCAAGCCGGAGCCCAGATGGGCAATGCATGCTGGGAGTTGTATTGCCTGGAGCACGGAATCCAGCCGGACGGTCAGATGCCCAGTGACAAAACCATTGGAGGAGGCGACGACTCCTTCAACACCTTCTTTAGCGAGACTGGTGCTGGAAAACATGTCCCGAGAGCAGTCTTTGTCGATCTGGAGCCCACTGTCATTG atgaGGTGCGCACAGGTACCTACCGCCAGCTGTTCCACCCTGAGCAGTTGATCACTGGTAAGGAAGACGCTGCCAACAACTACGCCCGTGGTCATTACACCATTGGCAAGGAGATCATTGACCTGGTGCTGGACAGGACTCGCAAACTG GCTGATCAGTGCACTGGGCTCCAGGGCTTCCTGATCTTTCACAGTTTTGGTGGTGGCACCGGCTCTGGGTTCACCTCTCTCCTAATGGAGCGTCTCTCCGTCGACTACGGAAAGAAGTCCAAACTTGAGTTTGCTGTCTATCCAGCTCCTCAAGTGTCTACTGCAGTGGTAGAACCCTACAACTCCATCCTTACCACCCACACCACCCTGGAGCACTCCGACTGTGCCTTCATGGTGGACAACGAGGCCATCTACGACATCTGCCGTAGAAACCTCGACATCGAGCGCCCCACCTACACAAACCTCAACAGGCTGATCGGGCAGATCGTTTCCTCAATCACAGCGTCTCTGCGTTTCGACGGAGCCCTCAATGTAGATCTGACCGAGTTCCAAACCAACTTGGTGCCCTATCCTCGTATCCACTTCCCTCTAGCCACCTACGCCCCAGTGATCTCCGCAGAGAAAGCTTACCATGAGCAGCTCTCCGTGGCTGACATCACCAACGCTTGCTTTGAGCCAGCCAATCAGATGGTGAAGTGTGACCCTCGTCACGGTAAATACATGGCTTGCTGTCTGCTCTACCGTGGAGATGTCGTTCCCAAAGATGTCAACTCTGCCATCGCCACCATCAAGACCAAGCGAAGCATCCAGTTTGTAGACTGGTGTCCCACTGGGTTCAAGGTTGGTATCAACTACCAGCCACCAACTGTGGTCCCCGGAGGAGATCTGGCTAAGGTACAACGCGCTGTATGTATGCTGAGCAACACCACAGCCATTGCTGAAGCCTGGGCTCGTCTGGATCACAAGTTCGATCTGATGTACGCCAAGAGAGCTTTCGTTCATTGGTATGTGGGTGAAGGTATGGAAGAGGGCGAGTTCTCAGAGGCCAGAGAAGACATGGCTGCCCTGGAGAAGGATTATGAAGAGGTGGGAACCGACAGCGTCGGAGAGGAGGATGAAGAAGGAGAAGAATATTAA
- the LOC141346452 gene encoding tubulin alpha-1A chain-like yields MGNACWELYCLEHGIQPDGQMPSDKTIGGGDDSFNTFFSETGAGKHVPRAVFVDLEPTVIDEVRTGTYRQLFHPEQLITGKEDAANNYARGHYTIGKEIIDLVLDRTRKLADQCTGLQGFLIFHSFGGGTGSGFTSLLMERLSVDYGKKSKLEFAIYPAPQVSTAVVEPYNSILTTHTTLEHSDCAFMVDNEAIYDICRRNLDIERPTYTNLNRLIGQIVSSITASLRFDGALNVDLTEFQTNLVPYPRIHFPLATYAPVISAEKAYHEQLSVAEITNACFEPANQMVKCDPRHGKYMACCLLYRGDVVPKDVNSAIATIKTKRTIQFVDWCPTGFKVGINYQPPTVVPGGDLAKVQRAVCMLSNTTAIAEAWARLDHKFDLMYAKRAFVHWYVGEGMEEGEFSEAREDMAALEKDYEEVGTDSVGEEGEEEGEEY; encoded by the exons ATGGGCAATGCATGCTGGGAGCTGTATTGCCTAGAGCATGGAATCCAGCCAGATGGTCAAATGCCAAGTGATAAAACGATCGGCGGGGGCGATGACTCCTTTAACACCTTCTTCAGTGAGACTGGAGCTGGAAAACATGTTCCTAGAGCAGTCTTTGTTGACCTGGAACCTACTGTCATTG ATGAGGTGCGCACGGGAACCTACCGCCAGCTGTTCCACCCTGAACAACTGATCACTGGTAAAGAAGATGCTGCCAACAATTACGCCCGTGGTCACTACACCATTGGCAAGGAAATCATTGACCTGGTGCTGGACAGGACTCGCAAACTG GCTGATCAGTGCACTGGACTCCAGGGCTTCCTGATCTTTCACAGTTTTGGTGGTGGCACCGGCTCTGGGTTCACCTCCCTTCTAATGGAACGTCTCTCTGTCGACTACGGAAAGAAGTCCAAACTGGAATTCGCTATTTATCCAGCTCCTCAAGTGTCCACTGCAGTGGTAGAGCCCTACAACTCCATCCTTACCACCCACACCACCCTGGAGCACTCCGACTGTGCCTTCATGGTGGACAACGAGGCCATCTACGACATCTGCCGTAGAAACCTCGACATCGAGCGCCCCACCTACACAAACCTCAACAGGCTGATCGGGCAGATCGTTTCCTCAATCACAGCGTCTCTGCGTTTCGACGGAGCCCTCAATGTAGATCTGACCGAGTTCCAAACCAACTTGGTGCCCTATCCTCGTATCCACTTCCCTCTAGCCACCTATGCCCCAGTGATCTCCGCAGAGAAGGCCTACCACGAGCAGCTGTCTGTTGCAGAAATCACCAACGCTTGCTTTGAGCCAGCCAATCAGATGGTGAAGTGCGACCCTCGTCACGGCAAATACATGGCTTGCTGTCTGCTCTACCGTGGAGATGTCGTTCCTAAAGATGTCAACTCTGCCATCGCCACTATTAAGACCAAACGCACCATCCAGTTTGTAGACTGGTGTCCCACTGGATTCAAGGTTGGCATCAACTACCAGCCTCCAACTGTGGTCCCTGGAGGAGATCTGGCTAAGGTACAGAGAGCTGTATGTATGCTGAGCAACACCACAGCCATTGCTGAAGCCTGGGCTCGTCTGGATCACAAGTTCGATCTGATGTACGCCAAGAGAGCTTTCGTTCATTGGTATGTGGGTGAAGGTATGGAAGAGGGCGAGTTCTCAGAGGCCAGAGAAGACATGGCTGCCCTGGAGAAGGATTATGAAGAGGTGGGAACCGACAGCGTCGGAGAAGAGGGTGAGGAAGAAGGAGAGGAGTATTGA